From Rudanella lutea DSM 19387, a single genomic window includes:
- a CDS encoding peptidase domain-containing ABC transporter, which yields MAFTFHRQLDFMDCGPTCLKMVAGFYGRDYSLDYLRANAHITKQGVSLMDLNEAAEKIGFKTLPVRLSVDQLLDNAPLPCILHWNSEHFVVLHKVLPARWGRKQARFVVADPAHDMVSIDRETFMHGWCGAEGKGIALLLEPTPAFYEQSALADAQPRDLRFLYQYLRPYKRYIIQILFGMLFSSVLALIMPFLTQGLVDYGIQRQDFRFIHLVLFSQLILFLGSIGVDLIRNWILLHVNTRVSVSIISNFLVKLMKLPIQFYDSKNIGDISQRISDHHRIESFLTGSTLQMLFSLVNLVVFSAVLGMHSLPILGVFALGSGLTLGWTLLFLRRRKNLDYKRFQRLREHQNSIYEIITGMYEIKLNHCERRRRWDWERIQAKLFKINIESLALEQYQEVGATCLTQLKNILVSYMAAIAVMEHEFSLGVMLSISYIVGQMNEPIAQLSRFLRNLQDARVSIERLGEIHNRPDEDEDEDERAAAPVAEPDGVSLESFYESQRLNTLLQANALRKNTSEGIRLRGVTFRYGGQRNTPVLRTVDLTIPKGKVTAIVGASGSGKTTLLKLLLKFYTLNEGDITVEGRDLNQYPAREWRRRCGTVMQEGYIFSDTIARNIAVDGEPIDEARFRYAIRVANLDDFVQRLPLGFATRIGNTGAGLSGGQKQRIFIARAVYKNPDYLFFDEATSALDANNERIVMDNLQTFFKDRTVLVIAHRLSTVMNADQIVVLDKGEVVEVGTHHELTVMGRGHYYELVKNQLQLETL from the coding sequence ATGGCTTTTACCTTCCACCGACAACTCGATTTTATGGACTGCGGCCCCACCTGCCTCAAAATGGTAGCGGGGTTCTATGGTCGCGACTACTCGCTCGATTACCTGCGGGCCAATGCCCACATTACCAAACAGGGGGTGAGCCTGATGGACCTGAACGAGGCCGCCGAAAAAATTGGGTTTAAAACCCTGCCCGTGCGGCTGTCGGTCGATCAGTTGCTCGACAATGCCCCGCTACCCTGCATTTTGCACTGGAACAGCGAGCATTTTGTGGTGTTGCACAAGGTGTTGCCCGCCCGGTGGGGGCGCAAACAGGCCCGGTTTGTGGTGGCCGACCCCGCTCACGATATGGTTTCGATTGACCGCGAAACGTTCATGCACGGCTGGTGCGGGGCCGAGGGCAAAGGCATTGCGCTCCTGCTCGAACCCACGCCTGCCTTTTACGAGCAAAGCGCCCTGGCCGACGCCCAACCCCGCGACCTGCGGTTTTTGTACCAGTACCTCCGGCCCTACAAGCGGTACATCATTCAGATTCTGTTCGGGATGCTGTTTTCGAGTGTGCTGGCTCTGATTATGCCTTTTCTGACCCAGGGACTGGTCGATTATGGGATTCAGCGGCAAGATTTCCGGTTCATTCACCTCGTTTTGTTTTCGCAGCTGATTCTGTTTTTGGGCAGTATAGGCGTCGACCTGATCCGCAACTGGATTCTGCTACACGTCAATACACGGGTGAGCGTGTCCATTATTTCCAATTTCCTGGTGAAGCTGATGAAGTTGCCCATTCAGTTTTACGACTCCAAAAACATCGGCGACATCTCGCAGCGCATCAGCGATCACCACCGTATCGAAAGCTTTCTGACTGGCTCCACACTCCAAATGCTTTTTTCGCTCGTCAATCTGGTGGTGTTTTCGGCCGTATTGGGGATGCACAGTTTGCCCATTTTGGGGGTATTTGCCCTCGGGAGCGGGCTCACGCTTGGTTGGACGCTGCTGTTTTTGCGCCGGCGTAAGAATTTGGATTACAAACGGTTTCAGCGGTTGCGGGAGCATCAGAACAGCATTTACGAGATTATTACGGGTATGTACGAGATCAAGCTCAACCACTGCGAACGCCGACGGCGGTGGGATTGGGAGCGGATTCAGGCCAAGCTGTTCAAAATCAATATTGAAAGCCTGGCGCTGGAGCAGTATCAGGAGGTGGGGGCTACGTGTCTGACCCAGCTCAAAAACATTCTGGTGTCGTACATGGCGGCCATTGCAGTCATGGAACACGAGTTTTCGTTGGGGGTGATGCTCAGTATTTCGTACATCGTGGGGCAGATGAACGAGCCCATTGCGCAGCTGTCGCGGTTTTTGCGCAACCTGCAGGACGCCCGTGTGAGTATCGAACGGCTGGGCGAAATTCATAACCGCCCAGACGAAGATGAGGACGAAGACGAGCGGGCAGCTGCCCCTGTGGCTGAGCCCGACGGCGTATCGCTCGAATCGTTTTACGAATCACAACGGCTCAATACCCTGCTACAGGCCAACGCCCTGCGGAAGAATACCTCGGAGGGGATTCGGTTGCGCGGAGTGACGTTTCGGTACGGGGGCCAACGTAACACGCCGGTGCTCCGTACTGTTGACCTGACCATTCCGAAGGGCAAGGTAACGGCTATTGTGGGTGCGAGCGGCAGCGGCAAAACCACCCTGCTGAAACTGCTGTTGAAGTTCTACACCCTGAACGAGGGCGACATCACGGTAGAAGGGCGTGACCTGAACCAATACCCTGCCCGCGAATGGCGACGACGCTGCGGCACCGTGATGCAGGAAGGGTACATTTTTTCGGACACCATTGCCCGCAACATCGCGGTGGATGGCGAGCCCATTGACGAAGCCCGGTTCCGGTACGCTATTCGGGTGGCTAATCTGGACGATTTTGTGCAACGGCTTCCGCTCGGTTTTGCCACCCGCATTGGCAACACGGGTGCGGGCCTGAGCGGGGGGCAGAAACAGCGTATTTTCATTGCGCGTGCGGTGTACAAAAACCCCGACTATTTGTTTTTCGACGAGGCTACGAGTGCGCTCGATGCGAATAATGAGCGAATTGTGATGGATAATCTGCAAACGTTTTTCAAAGACCGGACCGTGCTAGTGATCGCTCATCGACTCAGCACGGTGATGAACGCCGATCAGATTGTGGTGCTCGACAAGGGCGAGGTAGTGGAGGTGGGCACCCACCACGAACTGACTGTGATGGGGCGCGGGCATTACTACGAATTGGTCAAAAATCAGCTGCAACTCGAAACTCTGTAA
- a CDS encoding radical SAM protein, whose translation MKPTDAPTPTFCQTVILKVASLCNLNCSYCYMYNLGDTTYRRQPKFMADETVDWLLQRVQSHCRQHGLRQFRFIFHGGEPLLAPPRFYERFVTQARLQLADVRLYFSLQSNGTLLTDAWCELLGRLRIDLSISIDGAPDAHDQFRRDHQGRGSYEAVRRGIELARRSAYLTAPPALMSVINVQADPVAVYEHLADLGMPHLDFALPDAHHGLLPTGLHHWREMDRAPFADWLIRLFDRWLADRPARVSIRLFDQIMGLVLGIDNGFEYFGGRHNEFLIIETDGSIEPVGTLKACGDGFTKVGANVRTHDLDEALAVPLIQLYHLSHHQLAAECRACRLVEVCGGGFLPHRYSPERGFDNPSVYCHDLQRLIVHIQNRLLDLLPAPARRATGLRRLRYEGAPPVRTAFF comes from the coding sequence ATGAAACCAACCGACGCCCCCACGCCCACGTTTTGCCAGACGGTCATCCTGAAGGTGGCCAGTCTGTGCAATCTGAACTGTAGCTATTGCTACATGTACAACCTGGGCGATACCACCTACCGACGTCAGCCCAAATTCATGGCCGACGAAACCGTCGATTGGTTGTTGCAACGGGTGCAGTCTCACTGCCGGCAGCATGGTTTGCGGCAGTTTCGGTTTATTTTTCACGGGGGAGAACCCCTGCTGGCTCCGCCCCGGTTTTACGAACGTTTTGTAACGCAGGCCCGGCTTCAGCTGGCCGACGTGCGGTTGTATTTTTCGCTACAGTCAAACGGTACGTTACTGACCGATGCGTGGTGTGAACTGCTCGGTCGGTTGCGTATCGATTTGAGCATCAGTATCGACGGGGCACCCGATGCGCACGATCAGTTTCGGCGCGACCATCAGGGGCGGGGCTCGTACGAGGCCGTTCGGCGGGGTATCGAGCTCGCCCGTCGGTCGGCCTACCTGACCGCCCCGCCCGCCCTGATGAGCGTGATCAACGTACAGGCCGACCCGGTTGCGGTGTACGAGCACCTCGCCGATCTGGGAATGCCGCACCTCGACTTCGCCCTGCCCGACGCCCACCACGGCTTGTTGCCTACCGGCTTGCACCACTGGCGCGAGATGGACCGGGCTCCCTTTGCCGACTGGCTCATCCGGCTGTTTGATCGCTGGCTGGCCGACCGGCCCGCGCGGGTATCTATCCGGCTGTTCGATCAGATTATGGGGCTGGTTTTGGGCATCGACAACGGGTTCGAGTACTTCGGCGGCCGACACAACGAGTTTCTGATTATCGAAACCGATGGCTCCATTGAGCCTGTGGGGACACTCAAAGCCTGTGGCGACGGCTTTACCAAGGTGGGGGCCAACGTGCGAACCCACGATCTCGACGAAGCTTTGGCCGTGCCCTTGATTCAGCTTTACCACCTGAGTCACCATCAGCTCGCGGCTGAGTGCCGGGCCTGCCGACTGGTGGAGGTTTGCGGAGGAGGGTTTTTGCCGCACCGCTACAGCCCGGAGCGCGGTTTCGACAATCCGTCGGTGTACTGTCACGATCTTCAGCGGCTCATTGTGCACATTCAGAACCGGCTGCTCGACCTCCTGCCCGCACCCGCCCGGCGGGCTACGGGTCTGCGCCGGTTGCGGTACGAAGGCGCACCTCCCGTACGCACGGCTTTCTTTTAA